From the Purpureocillium takamizusanense chromosome 6, complete sequence genome, one window contains:
- a CDS encoding uncharacterized protein (EggNog:ENOG503P7IM), translating to MLNPLQNANYKAHPQRAQTLLIKHIPQTSNVTISNGTQAANMFSGRRTRRNNAHHHHHHTTATTTRAPRRSIFSRRQRVVVHPQKRKPTMKDKISGAFTKLRGSLTRRPGLKAAGTRRMHGTDGRGSHRHGRRFL from the exons ATGCTTAACCCGCTCCAAAACGCAAACTACAAAGCGCATCCACAGAGAGCCCAGACACTTCTCATCAAGCACATACCACAGACCTCCAACGTCACCATCTCAAACGGAACTCAAGCCGCCAACATGTTCTCTGGACGTCGTACCCGCCGCAATAacgcccatcaccatcaccatcacaCAACCGCTACCACCACCCGCGCTCCGCGCCGCAGCATCttctcccgccgccagcgcgttGTCGTCCACCCTCAGAAGCGCAAGCCCACCATGAAGGATAAGATCAGCGGCGCCTTTACCAAGCTGAGGGGCAGCTTGAcccgccggccgggcctCAAG GCCGCTGGCACTCGCCGCATGCACGGAACAGACGGCCGTGGATCTCACCGCCACGGACGCCGATTCCTCTGA
- a CDS encoding uncharacterized protein (EggNog:ENOG503P7FG): MAPRTYGKKKSSLFKALSSRRRRRSTAASPFDESHEDDNGESGLEPFPAFDENAGLSRPPHAGQPTTSPVVDADEIERKVSAMLAATQALKPKTPHPKGAAASKVSRMVPSVLAKMSNAWDRLSSRPATPESTEAAKIRKEAIRHNVDGPALRSTTHIPAPPAHISTETTALRRTEGTNLNKRKAQRIPGANMSGKLTSSARKSLKTDQAVDVSGGEPTALQPPSDLEVWRMFVEMGEAGDPARMAAHGSDCPFGSEAGFEQNLEDRILNTQPTGSSTPRPGSPCKSSNASDPKSAYPSEGESLASDVKVNLAKVAVKLGDDEARATIRQVDVKQSASVKGTALASGADRRAKSNVFDRINAIKGEERQKKHPSPSKQELENLELALQWYLPLKATKPDPHVD, encoded by the exons ATGGCGCCTCGAACTtacggcaagaagaagagctcgCTCTTCAAGGCTTTGAgctcgcgtcgccgccgccgatctACCGCTGCC TCGCCATTTGATGAATCCCATGAAGATGATAACGGCGAGTCGGGCTTGGAGCCTTTTCCAGCCTTTGACGAGAACGCTGGTCTCTCGCGACCACCCCACGCGGGCCAGCCTACCACCTCCCCTGTggtcgatgccgatgagATTGAACGGAAGGTCTCTGCCATGTTGGCAGCAACCCAGGCTCTCAAGCCAAAGACACCTCACCCCAaaggcgccgcggcgtcgaagGTCTCGCGCATGGTTCCATCCGTATTGGCCAAGATGTCAAACGCTTGGGACAGACTCAGCAGCAGACCAGCCACCCCAGAATCTACTGAAGCCGCCAAGATTCGAAAAGAAGCAATCCGACATAACGTCGACGGCCCTGCGTTGCGGTCAACCACTCACATACCGGCTCCGCCAGCCCACATTTCGACCGAGAccacggcgctgcgccgcaccgAAGGCACAAACTTGAACAAGAGAAAGGCTCAAAGGATCCCTGGGGCGAACATGAGCGGCAAGCTGACCTCCAGCGCTCGCAAGTCCTTGAAAACGGATCAGGCTGTCGATGTttccggcggcgagccaaCCGCGCTGCAGCCCCCAAGTGATTTAGAAGTCTGGCGAATGTTTGTCGAAATGGGCGAGGCTGGTGACCCAGCCCGAATGGCCGCGCATGGGTCCGACTGCCCTTTTGGCTCCGAAGCGGGATTCGAGCAGAATCTCGAAGATAGGATCTTGAACACCCAGCCGACCGGATCCTCCACGCCTCGACCTGGCTCACCATGCAAGTCATCCAACGCCTCTGACCCAAAGTCTGCGTACCCTTCCGAGGGGGAAAGTCTCGCGTCGGATGTTAAGGTCAATCTGGCCAAAGTTGCTGTCAAGCTTGGAGatgacgaggcgagggccacgaTTCGCCAGGTTGATGTGAAGCAGAGCGCCTCGGTGAAGGGTACCGCTCTAGCTTCAGGCGCCGATCGACGGGCCAAATCAAATGTCTTTGATcgcatcaacgccatcaagggggaggagaggcagAAGAAGCACCCTTCCCCGAGCAAGCAAGAGCTGGAGAATCTTGAGCTGGCTTTACAGTGGTACCTCCCGCTGAAAGCCACCAAGCCAGATCCTCATGTTGACTAG
- the NAT2 gene encoding DUF1279 super, variant 2 (COG:S~EggNog:ENOG503P37U~BUSCO:EOG09265B4G~TransMembrane:1 (n6-14c22/23o116-139i)), which translates to MLQTMLGLRAAPFLRAVNRAAAAPARDGVWRRFFSSESTQAMARYMQGKGSKPVSLLRAGTRQGATTRTPLGFAGMGPRMQRRGFRFSSWRRNANGDKPQEKLSLGARLKKLSKEYGWSAVGVYLALSVLDFPFCFLLVRVVGTDTIGKIEHYVVSSAKNWIPESVREAAHRYWSSIKSVETDKLGDDGITEKVEMAGWGVQEANERNKEEASKSCEPSSLPSFSPHTACPPIHPSNVTPKPWWWYWRYRLLLVCFGDLSDGPMLNLVRFCRLGDAARPRVRHSQEFHLHPGATHRGRHPQGCQDAPFVGLEHWQEAPLVDADDDDDHRTDKAACRPKSSAEPKPFGIREDSTIGLRTALVCWFHQSA; encoded by the exons ATGCTACAAACTATGCTTGGCCTACGGGCCGCACCTTTTCTGCGAGCTGTCAAtcgagcggcagcggcgcctgcaCGGGACGGAGTCTGGAGGCGCTTCTTTAGCTCCGAAAGCACGCAAGCGATGGCGAGATACATGCAGGGGAAGGGCTCAAAGCCGGTGTCGCTGCTGAGAGCCGGTACACGCCAGGGCGCCACCACGCGAACACCACTCGGCTTCGCTGGCATGGGGCCGAGgatgcagcgccgcggcttcAGGTTCTCGTCCTGGCGGAGAAACGCTAATGGCGACAAGCCGCAGGAGAAGCTGTCGCTGGGCGCGCGGCTCAAGAAGCTCTCCAAGGAGTACGGCTGGTCCGCCGTGGGCGTCTACCTCGCACTGAGCGTCCTCGACTTTCCGTTTTGCTTCCTCCTCGTGCGTGTCGTCGGTACCGACACGATTG GTAAGATTGAACACTAtgtcgtctcgtcggcgaagAACTGGATCCCCGAGTcggtgcgcgaggcggcccaTAGATACTGGAGCTCCATCAAAAGCGTGGAAACGGACAAGCTcggggacgacggcatcaccgAAAAGGTCGAGATGGCCGGCTGGGGCGTCCAGGAGGCCAACGAGCGCAACAAGGAGGAAGCGAGTAAGTCTTGCGAGCCATCGTCTCTcccctctttctctccccACACTGCGTGCCCCCCGATCCATCCTTCCAATGTTACACCGAAACCCTGGTGGTGGTATTGGCGGTATCGTCTACTGCTCGTGTGTTTCGGAGATCTATCCGACGGTCCGATGCTGAACTTGGTGCGCTTCTGCAGGCTTGGCgacgcagctcgccctcgcgtACGCCATTCACAAGAGTTTCATCTTCATCCGGGTGCCACTCACCGCGGCCGTCACCCCCAAGGTTGTCAAGATGCTCCGTTCGTGGGGCTGGAACATTGGCAAGAAGCGCCCCTCGTAgacgccgatgacgatgacgaccacAGAACAGACaaggctgcctgccgcccgaAGTCCAGCGCTGAGCCAAAGCCATTTGGGATACGCGAGGATTCCACAATTGGGCTACGGACTGCACTTGTTTGTTGGTTCCATCAATCAGCATAG
- the NAT2 gene encoding DUF1279 super (COG:S~EggNog:ENOG503P37U~TransMembrane:1 (n6-14c22/23o116-139i)): MLQTMLGLRAAPFLRAVNRAAAAPARDGVWRRFFSSESTQAMARYMQGKGSKPVSLLRAGTRQGATTRTPLGFAGMGPRMQRRGFRFSSWRRNANGDKPQEKLSLGARLKKLSKEYGWSAVGVYLALSVLDFPFCFLLVRVVGTDTIGKIEHYVVSSAKNWIPESVREAAHRYWSSIKSVETDKLGDDGITEKVEMAGWGVQEANERNKEEASLATQLALAYAIHKSFIFIRVPLTAAVTPKVVKMLRSWGWNIGKKRPS, encoded by the exons ATGCTACAAACTATGCTTGGCCTACGGGCCGCACCTTTTCTGCGAGCTGTCAAtcgagcggcagcggcgcctgcaCGGGACGGAGTCTGGAGGCGCTTCTTTAGCTCCGAAAGCACGCAAGCGATGGCGAGATACATGCAGGGGAAGGGCTCAAAGCCGGTGTCGCTGCTGAGAGCCGGTACACGCCAGGGCGCCACCACGCGAACACCACTCGGCTTCGCTGGCATGGGGCCGAGgatgcagcgccgcggcttcAGGTTCTCGTCCTGGCGGAGAAACGCTAATGGCGACAAGCCGCAGGAGAAGCTGTCGCTGGGCGCGCGGCTCAAGAAGCTCTCCAAGGAGTACGGCTGGTCCGCCGTGGGCGTCTACCTCGCACTGAGCGTCCTCGACTTTCCGTTTTGCTTCCTCCTCGTGCGTGTCGTCGGTACCGACACGATTG GTAAGATTGAACACTAtgtcgtctcgtcggcgaagAACTGGATCCCCGAGTcggtgcgcgaggcggcccaTAGATACTGGAGCTCCATCAAAAGCGTGGAAACGGACAAGCTcggggacgacggcatcaccgAAAAGGTCGAGATGGCCGGCTGGGGCGTCCAGGAGGCCAACGAGCGCAACAAGGAGGAAGCGA GCTTGGCgacgcagctcgccctcgcgtACGCCATTCACAAGAGTTTCATCTTCATCCGGGTGCCACTCACCGCGGCCGTCACCCCCAAGGTTGTCAAGATGCTCCGTTCGTGGGGCTGGAACATTGGCAAGAAGCGCCCCTCGTAg